The Platichthys flesus chromosome 17, fPlaFle2.1, whole genome shotgun sequence DNA window CCTTCTGAAGCTCCACAATTCAAATGTTGGATAAATAAACAAGCAGATCGTCTGTGACCTGAGTTTAACTTTGTCCGTGACAACTCTCGCTGGTATTACTGACGGCTGATTGGCTTAACGAGCTTACCAAGCTGCTTCTGCTCTCCTCACAGCACTTGCTTCTCGCTGAGTCTCCGGCCAGGACCAGGACACTGCAGCGATCCTGAAGCTTCTGTTTCCctcgtccacagagcagaggaggagcatcAACAGCTCTGAGTCACACTCGGATACACCGGTCAAACTTTGCCAACGCTACCGACAATGGGCAACAGCAAGAGCGGCGCTGTGTCGAAGGAGATCCTGGAGGATCTGAAGCTCAACACCAAGTTCTCAGAGACGGAGATTGCCCAGTGGTACGAGAACTTCAAGAGGCAGTGTCCGACGGGCCGCATCTCAAAAGAGGAGTTCCAGAACATCTACAGTAAGTTCTTCCCAGACAGCGACGCCGACACGTACGCCCAGCACGTCTTCCGCTCCTTCGACACCAACGATGACGGCACGCTGGACTTCAAGGAGTACATCATCGCCCTCCACATGACGTCCACAGGGAAGACCACGAGGAAGCTGGAGTGGGCCTTCTCGCTGTTCGACGTGGACAAGAACGGGTACATCACCAAGACAGAGGTCAAGGAGATCTGCACGGTGAGTTCTGGAAACAGAGCGGCAACGAGTTCATGGGGACGGTTTCTCcttgcaaagaaaaacaacatggcaGCAGAATTGATTTTGTGTCAGGGTCTTTGTGTCTTCCGCCAGTTTGAACCACAAACCacatctttcaaaataaagtgccAGTTTATTAGAAGGAAATTTGGCAAAAGCTTTCACcgatttaatttattaaacacCTTGGCACCAGTACAGAAATGACCATGTGAGGACACTAGTCAGAGACACTGGAAAATAGGGTTTAAGTTTAAATAAGTGCACAGATTATTGTTCAGTCTGCAGAAAGTGTGAATGAATCCCAGCCTCAACATTCTTTGACCTTGTCTTTGCATTTCTCTTTAAGAAACCAGTAGATCTGGTTCCATTTCTCATGGGATTGGATCCATTCGGTAGTAGAGAAGCTGCCAAAACTTTGATTACATGTTTATGACATATGATCACAGATGTAGAATCACATCCAGGGCACCGCAGCAGTTTGTAGCTGTTTccatcaacagacacacaatcagctCCCGGACGTGTGGTCGAGATTAAAGGAGGATTTGGGGCCGATGGTTCTTCTCTGTTAGTCGACATGAAAGTAGAATGTGAACTTTCTATTACAGCAGAATTCATCTGGCTTGTTTTTGCCAACAGGCCATTTTCAAGCTGATTCCTAAAGACGAGCTGTCCGCTCTGCCCAGCGATGAGAACACCGCTGAGAAGAGGGCCGACAAACTCTGGAAGTTCTTTGAAAAGGGCGACAATGGTGAGAGCAAAGAAATGACGCCATGTTGGATGAACACAAGACTTTCTGTGTTCTTGTTTCTGGTTTTGTGCCGTCAGTGAATCGTATCGTATTTTACAAAGTTGTTCATGTTCCAGTTGTTTCAGTCACGTGATCGTaactttcttctttcctccgTCCAGACCGAGTTGCAGAGGGAGAGTTCATCAAGGGAGTTATGGAAAATGAAGTCGCTCTTCGCTTGATTCAGTATCAGCCTATAAAGTAACTGTTGTGTCAGATGTGCTGgttcttcatctctctccacgtccccccccccccctctcccctgctGATGCAATGCCACCTGACAGCACCTTCACAAGTTGTGAGCACATCGCTCCATATTAACCACTGACACAGAATCTCCTCATAACAGATGTCTTTACCACACAGAGCAAAAAATACATGTTggagttaaaggttcagtgtgtagggtttaatgacatctagtggtgaagtgtcacgttgcagctgaacacccccccacacacacacatacacacacacacttccaaaCATGAACGGGAACCTGCGGTAGCTTCAGATGTCgtgaaaactc harbors:
- the LOC133972102 gene encoding visinin-like, with amino-acid sequence MGNSKSGAVSKEILEDLKLNTKFSETEIAQWYENFKRQCPTGRISKEEFQNIYSKFFPDSDADTYAQHVFRSFDTNDDGTLDFKEYIIALHMTSTGKTTRKLEWAFSLFDVDKNGYITKTEVKEICTAIFKLIPKDELSALPSDENTAEKRADKLWKFFEKGDNDRVAEGEFIKGVMENEVALRLIQYQPIK